The DNA sequence AATGCCTATGTAGTTGTGATTTTGCTGTTGTTCTGAGCTTCAACAACACATAGAAAAGGTTAAAATCTTGCAGTTTTTGTGAAGTTCTgcaacaaaatgtcacaaaagaaCCTGTTTTTGCTCACTTTAATTACACTAAACTAAATTGTCCTTTAACAGTTTTAATATACTTTTCTGTTTCAAACTGACTctattttgatttaattatcAAACAAAATCCCCAATATACTTTCAGATTTATTGGCTGcttctcttttattttaaatcttgattaaaaacagattaaaaagcaggaaaatgagCTGTGGCACATTATAATATCTAACATTTAACATAACATATAAAAGCTAATATCTTCTATTTTAGTGTAGGTATccaataaaatgtcacaaatgaacttctctttcctctgtttttcactttaagtACAcgcaaaaatcattttaattaagaTTTTCTTTTAGTATTTATAGTACACCTCAGTTGCTGAACTTCTTTGATTTAATTATCACTAAAACATCCCCAATATTCTTTCACACTTGTGCGCTTCCTCTGTTGTATTTTAACTCTCAATACGGCAGattaaaaagcagtaaaatgagCTGTGGCACATTATAATATCTAACATAACATATAAAAGCTAAtatcttgtatttttgtgtagttatccaataaaatgtcagaaatgaaccTCTCTTGGCtccttttttcactttaattgcACTAAAAGCCCTTGaatgtggattttattttaatatttgcaaTATAGTTGCATTTCTGAActttaattttgatttaaatacagacgTATAATGTTTAATGCAAACAGGAAATAGCAAGATATGAGATGTACAGACATGTAGCAAGTAGTAGCTAATTAGTTATACTTCATCCTAATTGTTTTTTGACGTTATTTTAggttattttctcttttgcctTTATGATATGTCAGCATGTCTGACATAAATCAAATATAATAAATCAATGTAATATAAATATCAATGAAGCATTacatttctttctgcttttaaataCATTCTGTGAGGCTTCTCTGCTGAATCTGTCTTATTCTAAATCTTAATGCGGCTGATGCagatttaaaagcagaaaatatttttactggTCTGTGGCACAAACCAGTAAAAATCAGAGCATGAGcattcatttaattgttttgaaGCATTGTTATACTCAAGTTCGGTAACCTTGTAATGAGGATAAAGCTTCTCGATGACGCCGGTGTGGCGACAGAATCTCCTCCATCTCAGCATGAGTTGATATTTGATCTGAGCCAGGTGATACGATCTGTCCATGAAGAACTGGAGGGAAAAATCACTGAAGATCACTctctcatttagtttttttttcccattcccagtctgcttttttctttctttcttttaaaaatggccTTTTATTGCCATTTGTCCTCACCTggtgcagcagaagcagcagattTTCAGGACTGTATTCTAAActccagcagctctgcagctctTCCTGCATGACGTCAGCCGCAGACTGAACCCGCGAAGCTTCAGCCACCTGAAACCAGGAGAAAAAGCAAACCAAAGAAAGGGAGAGTGAGTTTTTGAGAAGCTACATGATCAACTTTGAATACGATCctcacattttaaagcttttcatTTGTAGAAACCGACCAGTTAACTCTCTGTATTCTCCatgttgtaataaaaatgaGTTTTCAGACTCACCTGCAGCTCCCTCCTCAGTGCATGTTCCCTCTCCAGACGAAAGAAGGAAACATCTTTGGGAGGTGGAACAGAGCtgaaagaaaactttaaagTTAATTAAACCTGGAAAGCTTTATTGTAGAATTTAAAATGAGATTatacaacttttaaaaattaaataactaATTGAAACATTGAAATCACGAGCAATAAAAAGCACATTGCTCAGTTAAACATGCTATAGCTTTAAGCAGATTGCTCTACCTTTTCTTTAACTGGGTgggtaaaaaaataatttttgtcaAATCTTAAGACACAGACAACACTCTTTAGAAATAAATACTATGACCAGTAATGATTATCACTGCACACAACCCTGCTCATGTATGCTTTTTGTGAGTATACATATGTGCATGACctaaatgaggaaaaatttgtttgaaattaaagaataagattgagctaaaattaaagacaaaaaattagagaattaaagaattagagagacgacatgacaccaaagaaccagacagctaaaactgaaataaaacaagagagaacatctaaaataaacaggacataatacataATAGAACACTCAGACTAAATAAAGCtgaaagtaaacttcacataaaagcaagtctataaatgtaggttttaagaagtgattttaaaaaaagttagtGGACTACCGTATTTTTAATCCAAACATTAAAGGTATCCAAAGTACTTTCTAGTTCAAATATTATGATACGTGTTACCAAATTAACTGGGCAAATAAATAACATAGTAGGGTTGAGACgctataattttatttatggtGTTATTTTACTGGAGTAATTTACAAAATGGGGATTAAAACCCAATAAAACTTACATAAAGTACTACTTTATTGAATTATAACACA is a window from the Amphiprion ocellaris isolate individual 3 ecotype Okinawa chromosome 20, ASM2253959v1, whole genome shotgun sequence genome containing:
- the LOC129347779 gene encoding putative uncharacterized protein C6orf183 isoform X3: MYRVSSSVKVKQMEAELSHQLAALRAEIEENGFPRGAGTANSYSSVPPPKDVSFFRLEREHALRRELQVAEASRVQSAADVMQEELQSCWSLEYSPENLLLLLHQFFMDRSYHLAQIKYQLMLRWRRFCRHTGVIEKLYPHYKVTELEYNNASKQLNECSCSDFYWFVPQTSKNIFCF
- the LOC129347779 gene encoding putative uncharacterized protein C6orf183 isoform X4, whose amino-acid sequence is MYRVSSSVKVKQMEAELSHQLAALRAEIEENGFPRGAGTANSYSSVPPPKDVSFFRLEREHALRRELQVAEASRVQSAADVMQEELQSCWSLEYSPENLLLLLHQFFMDRSYHLAQIKYQLMLRWRRFCRHTGVIEKLYPHYKVSQRLWVEEEVEVCRLRPGVIPSVFNFPAHL
- the LOC129347779 gene encoding putative uncharacterized protein C6orf183 isoform X5; this encodes MYRVSSSVKVKQMEAELSHQLAALRAEIEENGFPRGAGTANSYSSVPPPKDVSFFRLEREHALRRELQVAEASRVQSAADVMQEELQSCWSLEYSPENLLLLLHQFFMDRSYHLAQIKYQLMLRWRRFCRHTGVIEKLYPHYKVQSCGREVYVANRLGTWNL
- the LOC129347779 gene encoding putative uncharacterized protein C6orf183 isoform X2; translated protein: MYRVSSSVKVKQMEAELSHQLAALRAEIEENGFPRGAGTANSYSSVPPPKDVSFFRLEREHALRRELQVAEASRVQSAADVMQEELQSCWSLEYSPENLLLLLHQFFMDRSYHLAQIKYQLMLRWRRFCRHTGVIEKLYPHYKVQSCGREVYVANSNTRKNNTSHKNITGPLNNDPEVTSTL